A window of Microcystis aeruginosa FD4 contains these coding sequences:
- a CDS encoding acyl carrier protein, translating into MNSNSNLNNLVQNWLVKQLADQLSLDAQTINVTEPLTRYGLDSIDAVTMVGDLEDWVGQELPSTLFWDHSTIEKASLFLVENYDLSNLSGEETPAEVAPVAEKAEPAVSGGKGWSLFGRR; encoded by the coding sequence ATGAACTCCAACTCCAATCTTAATAATCTGGTACAAAATTGGTTAGTTAAACAGTTAGCCGATCAGTTATCTTTGGATGCACAAACGATTAATGTAACTGAACCTTTAACCCGTTATGGTTTAGATTCGATCGATGCGGTAACGATGGTGGGTGATCTAGAAGATTGGGTTGGTCAAGAGTTACCTTCTACCCTTTTCTGGGATCATTCTACTATTGAAAAAGCGTCTCTTTTCCTAGTAGAAAACTACGATCTTTCTAATCTTTCCGGTGAGGAAACCCCCGCAGAAGTTGCCCCCGTCGCTGAAAAAGCTGAACCGGCCGTTAGTGGTGGCAAAGGTTGGAGTTTATTCGGTCGTCGTTAA
- a CDS encoding cytochrome c oxidase subunit 3 encodes MQGSTLEESQLSVNYHQETVEHGHHGHPDHRLFGVVLFLVAESSIFLGLFAAFLFYRTMLPVWPPAGTPELELTLPTINTIILVSSSFVMHIGQKAIKQNNNAGLQLWFGITALMGIIFLCGQGYEYYHAEFGLTTNVFTSAFYALTGFHGLHVTFGLVLILSVLWRSRQKDHYSSQSHFGVEAAELYWHFVDVVWIILFLLVYILR; translated from the coding sequence ATGCAAGGTTCAACGCTCGAAGAGTCTCAACTCTCTGTCAATTATCATCAGGAAACGGTGGAACACGGACATCATGGCCACCCAGATCATCGCCTATTCGGTGTGGTTTTGTTTCTAGTGGCGGAAAGTTCCATCTTTTTAGGCTTATTTGCCGCTTTCTTGTTCTACCGTACCATGTTACCCGTTTGGCCCCCCGCCGGCACGCCCGAATTAGAATTAACCCTACCGACAATTAACACGATTATTCTGGTGTCCAGTAGTTTTGTTATGCACATAGGACAAAAGGCGATTAAACAAAACAATAATGCCGGTTTACAATTGTGGTTCGGCATTACTGCCCTGATGGGAATTATCTTCCTTTGTGGTCAAGGATACGAATATTATCACGCTGAATTCGGTCTGACAACTAATGTTTTCACCAGCGCTTTTTATGCCTTAACCGGATTCCACGGTCTCCACGTTACTTTTGGTTTAGTGCTAATTCTATCGGTCCTCTGGCGTTCTCGTCAAAAAGACCACTATTCTAGTCAATCTCACTTTGGTGTCGAAGCGGCAGAATTATACTGGCATTTCGTCGATGTGGTCTGGATTATCCTGTTTTTACTGGTGTATATCTTGAGATAA
- a CDS encoding cytochrome c oxidase subunit II: MKIPSSILTLVLGIALTLISLWYGQNHGLMPVAASEDAKEIDNIFNLMMTISTGLFLIVEGVIIYIVIRFRRKPGDQTDGPAVEGNVPLEIFWTAIPTVIVFILAVYSFEIYNNIGGLDPLISKGDKGEIAHHGHHHGTMMALGGDRRVALGIGNSYDGEGVPPLVVNVKGIQYAWIFTYPETGIVSGELHAPVNRPVQLNMEAGDVIHAFWVPQLRLKQDVIPGQETVLSFTSNQIGQYPIICAELCGAYHGGMKSSFVVHSPADYDQWVQDNTIAEVDSDQTVAMTAKDRSDSQYLTPYTEEMGIDAEILAQVPHQHQM; encoded by the coding sequence GTGAAAATTCCCAGCAGTATCCTGACGCTCGTACTCGGGATCGCCTTGACCTTAATTAGTCTCTGGTATGGCCAAAATCATGGCTTAATGCCCGTGGCCGCTTCCGAAGATGCCAAGGAAATAGATAATATCTTTAATCTGATGATGACCATCTCTACGGGACTATTTTTAATAGTTGAAGGCGTGATCATTTATATAGTGATTCGCTTTCGCCGTAAACCGGGGGATCAAACCGACGGGCCAGCAGTGGAGGGCAATGTCCCCCTAGAAATCTTCTGGACAGCCATCCCGACGGTAATCGTCTTTATCCTTGCCGTCTATAGCTTCGAGATTTATAACAATATCGGCGGTCTCGATCCCTTGATTTCCAAGGGTGACAAAGGAGAAATCGCCCACCACGGTCATCACCACGGCACGATGATGGCCTTGGGCGGCGATCGCAGGGTAGCCCTAGGTATCGGCAATTCCTACGATGGTGAAGGAGTCCCCCCCCTAGTGGTCAATGTTAAAGGTATTCAATACGCTTGGATCTTCACCTATCCCGAAACCGGCATTGTTTCCGGGGAACTGCACGCTCCCGTCAATCGCCCCGTGCAACTGAATATGGAAGCGGGAGATGTGATCCATGCTTTCTGGGTTCCCCAATTGCGTCTAAAACAGGACGTTATCCCCGGACAGGAAACGGTGTTATCGTTCACATCCAACCAAATTGGTCAATATCCGATCATTTGTGCGGAACTTTGCGGGGCCTATCACGGCGGCATGAAATCTAGCTTTGTGGTTCACTCCCCAGCAGATTACGACCAATGGGTGCAGGATAACACGATCGCCGAAGTTGACAGCGATCAAACCGTAGCTATGACCGCTAAAGATCGCTCTGATAGTCAATATTTGACCCCCTACACCGAAGAAATGGGCATAGACGCTGAAATCCTCGCCCAAGTTCCCCATCAGCACCAAATGTAA
- a CDS encoding COX15/CtaA family protein produces the protein MTESVFNPTPLRETGNIQVWMRRLVWKIAIATFALMVVGAATRVMNAGLACPDWPLCYGQWIPSQQMNLQVFLEWFHRLDASLIGFSTIALVGLSWWHRRHLPPWLFPSAIASLALILLQGVLGGLTVTQLLRFDIVTAHLGTALLFFSTLIVIAICLTPYRGTGTVGKLTGMGMVATALVYLQCLLGGLVGSRWAAHQCLTVSQLCTVMNSHIIGVFPATISVLTLVFFAWRTAAIHPLLKKLAFSAGGLVALQVFLGVATLKLHLQVEPLTVTHHSIGALLVGTLVAFTTFALRDRYFAPISHL, from the coding sequence ATGACCGAATCTGTTTTTAACCCGACACCCCTAAGAGAAACTGGCAATATTCAGGTGTGGATGCGCCGCTTAGTCTGGAAAATTGCGATCGCTACTTTCGCCCTCATGGTGGTGGGCGCTGCCACCAGAGTTATGAACGCCGGTTTAGCTTGTCCCGATTGGCCCCTGTGTTACGGTCAATGGATTCCCAGTCAGCAGATGAATCTACAGGTATTTCTGGAGTGGTTTCACCGTCTCGATGCCTCTTTGATCGGGTTTAGTACGATCGCTCTCGTCGGTCTGTCTTGGTGGCATCGTCGCCATCTTCCCCCTTGGCTGTTTCCCTCTGCGATCGCATCTTTAGCTTTAATTCTCCTGCAAGGAGTCCTGGGAGGATTAACCGTCACCCAATTACTGCGATTTGACATCGTAACCGCCCATTTAGGCACAGCTTTGCTCTTTTTCTCCACCCTAATCGTCATTGCTATCTGTCTGACTCCCTATCGTGGCACAGGTACAGTCGGGAAACTAACTGGGATGGGAATGGTCGCCACCGCTCTAGTTTATCTGCAATGTCTCCTCGGCGGTCTCGTCGGTTCCCGTTGGGCAGCCCATCAGTGTTTAACGGTTTCCCAACTCTGCACGGTGATGAATAGCCACATTATCGGGGTTTTTCCCGCAACTATCTCGGTTTTAACCCTAGTTTTCTTCGCTTGGCGAACTGCCGCTATCCATCCTCTCCTCAAAAAACTAGCTTTTAGCGCCGGGGGATTAGTCGCCCTACAGGTGTTTTTGGGCGTTGCCACCCTGAAACTGCATCTACAGGTGGAACCCTTAACCGTTACCCACCACAGCATCGGTGCGCTATTGGTGGGAACCCTCGTCGCTTTTACCACTTTTGCCCTTCGCGATCGTTATTTCGCGCCTATAAGCCATCTCTAA
- a CDS encoding heme o synthase: protein MTGTQALRHHDNFLQVAKSYYQLTKPRIIPLLLITTAAAMEIASKGQVSPLLLFLTLLGGTLAAAAAQTLNCIYDRDIDHTMLRTRARPIPSGRVQPLHALIFALVLASLSLALFVFFVNTLSGFLAMTGIAFYMLIYTHLLKRHSIQNIVIGGAAGSIPPLVGWAAVTGDLGWIPWILFAIIFLWTPPHFWALALMIKDDYAEVDIPMMPVVKGEEATSEQIWLYTLIVVPFTFLLIYPLAACGVVYGVAALFLGFVFLKKAWQLKQNPFDRDMARSLFKYSILYMMLLCTAMVIDSLPMTSRILATIASLFPCS, encoded by the coding sequence ATGACTGGAACTCAAGCCCTTCGCCACCACGATAATTTTTTACAAGTCGCTAAAAGTTATTATCAACTCACTAAACCGCGAATTATTCCTCTACTGCTGATTACCACGGCTGCTGCTATGGAAATCGCCTCTAAAGGTCAGGTTTCCCCCCTCTTACTCTTTCTTACCCTCCTCGGTGGCACTCTCGCCGCCGCCGCCGCTCAAACCTTAAACTGCATCTATGATCGCGACATCGATCACACCATGCTTCGCACCCGCGCCCGTCCCATTCCCTCCGGTCGCGTGCAACCCCTCCACGCCCTCATTTTTGCCCTCGTTTTAGCCTCCCTTTCCCTAGCACTTTTTGTCTTTTTTGTCAATACTTTGAGCGGATTTTTAGCAATGACCGGCATCGCATTTTATATGCTGATTTATACCCATCTGCTCAAGCGTCATAGTATCCAAAATATTGTTATCGGTGGCGCAGCCGGCTCGATTCCTCCCCTCGTCGGTTGGGCGGCAGTAACGGGCGATCTCGGTTGGATTCCCTGGATTTTATTCGCAATTATTTTCCTCTGGACTCCTCCCCATTTTTGGGCTTTAGCTTTAATGATCAAGGATGATTATGCAGAAGTGGATATCCCGATGATGCCCGTAGTTAAAGGGGAAGAAGCCACTAGCGAGCAGATTTGGCTTTATACTTTAATCGTTGTTCCTTTCACTTTCCTCTTGATTTATCCCTTGGCTGCCTGTGGTGTGGTTTATGGTGTAGCGGCTTTATTTTTAGGGTTTGTTTTCCTGAAAAAAGCTTGGCAATTAAAACAGAATCCTTTTGATCGGGACATGGCTCGATCGCTGTTTAAATATTCCATTCTTTACATGATGTTATTATGTACAGCTATGGTGATCGATAGTTTACCCATGACCTCTCGTATCCTCGCTACAATTGCCAGTTTATTCCCCTGTAGTTAA
- the dnaA gene encoding chromosomal replication initiator protein DnaA — protein sequence MDSSPQQLWHNLLERLKLLLTRPAFETWFQTATVKEWQNDRLVIQAANPFILNHLQKNYLSTIAEVVEDIVGYPVEIQLTAQQGDSIAIFQPHTSLELELSPSNQLNPKYNFSRFVVGPTNRMAHAAALAVAELPGREFNPLFLCGGVGLGKTHLMQAIGHYRLELYPQSRVFYVSTEQFTNDLITAIRQDSMESFRNHYRHADILLVDDLEFIEGKEYTQEEFFHTFNTLHEAGKQVVLASDRLPKQIPSLQDRLISRFSMGLVADIQAPDIETRMAILQKKAEYENLRLPREVIEYIAVNYTSNIRELEGALIRATTYISISGLPMTVENIAPVLNPPMAKIATSPEIIMAVVAEKFQLSIADLKGNSRRREISFARQIGMYLMRQHTDLSLPRIGEEFGGKDHTTVIYSCDKINLSQHQDRQLQEILAQLIDRINSLSRNH from the coding sequence GTGGATAGCAGCCCCCAACAACTTTGGCATAATCTCCTAGAGCGTCTAAAATTACTATTAACCCGTCCCGCTTTTGAGACTTGGTTTCAAACGGCGACGGTTAAAGAATGGCAAAACGATCGCTTAGTAATTCAGGCTGCCAATCCTTTTATTCTTAACCATCTTCAGAAAAATTATCTGTCAACAATTGCCGAAGTAGTGGAGGATATCGTCGGTTATCCCGTCGAGATTCAACTAACGGCACAACAGGGGGATTCGATCGCTATTTTCCAGCCTCACACTAGCTTAGAATTAGAACTATCCCCCAGTAATCAACTTAACCCTAAATATAATTTCTCCCGTTTTGTTGTCGGGCCAACTAATCGCATGGCCCACGCGGCCGCTTTAGCGGTGGCGGAATTACCCGGAAGGGAATTTAACCCGCTTTTTCTCTGTGGTGGGGTGGGGTTAGGTAAAACCCATTTAATGCAAGCGATCGGTCATTATCGTCTGGAATTATATCCCCAATCCAGGGTTTTTTATGTATCGACGGAACAATTTACTAATGATTTAATCACCGCTATCCGTCAAGATAGTATGGAAAGTTTTCGTAATCATTATCGCCATGCGGACATATTATTAGTGGATGATCTGGAATTTATTGAAGGAAAAGAATACACTCAAGAAGAATTTTTTCATACCTTTAATACCCTGCACGAAGCGGGAAAACAGGTAGTTTTAGCCTCCGATCGCCTCCCTAAACAGATTCCCAGTTTACAGGATCGTTTAATTTCTCGCTTTTCTATGGGATTAGTCGCCGATATCCAAGCACCAGATATCGAAACTCGTATGGCAATTTTACAAAAAAAGGCCGAGTACGAAAATCTGCGTCTCCCACGAGAAGTTATCGAATATATTGCCGTTAATTATACTTCTAATATTCGCGAATTAGAGGGAGCATTAATTCGGGCTACTACTTATATTTCTATCTCTGGATTGCCGATGACGGTAGAAAATATCGCACCGGTTTTAAATCCACCAATGGCCAAAATTGCCACTTCTCCTGAGATTATTATGGCGGTAGTAGCAGAAAAATTTCAACTCTCGATCGCTGATCTAAAGGGAAATTCCCGCCGACGAGAAATTAGTTTTGCCCGACAGATTGGGATGTATTTGATGCGTCAACACACGGATTTAAGCTTACCGCGCATTGGCGAAGAATTTGGCGGCAAAGATCACACCACCGTTATTTATAGCTGTGATAAAATCAACCTTTCCCAACATCAAGATCGACAATTACAAGAAATCTTAGCCCAACTAATCGATCGAATTAACTCTCTTAGTCGCAATCATTAG
- a CDS encoding IS5 family transposase, whose product MTYEKVKNLNPEEFKRFCGVYPETFKDMVKALAAEKVLQKKSGRPSKLSLEDQILMTLEYLREYSTYFHLGINWEINETTALGITRKVENILSKSGLFNLPGKKTVHQANSDLEVVVVDVAEPEIERPQKKQKDYYSGNQGYHTIKSQVLAAQKTGMIVCTAHGKGRIHDFNLWKNSQIGIDKNIECLADKGDQGIQKLHKNSRIPNKKKKNKELSLEEKEFNCQLSRERIVIEPIHRSLKRFRILSSRYRNRRRRFGLRFNLIAGIYNYELALGYNQVAE is encoded by the coding sequence ATGACTTACGAAAAAGTAAAAAATTTGAATCCAGAAGAGTTTAAACGCTTTTGTGGAGTATATCCTGAAACATTTAAGGATATGGTGAAGGCTTTGGCTGCCGAAAAAGTTCTGCAAAAAAAATCGGGAAGACCAAGTAAATTAAGTCTAGAAGACCAAATCTTGATGACCTTAGAGTATTTACGGGAATATAGTACTTATTTCCATCTCGGAATTAATTGGGAGATTAATGAGACAACAGCCCTAGGAATCACTAGAAAGGTAGAAAATATTCTGAGCAAATCTGGATTGTTTAATCTGCCGGGGAAAAAGACAGTTCACCAGGCGAATAGTGACCTAGAGGTAGTGGTAGTAGATGTAGCAGAGCCTGAGATAGAAAGACCTCAAAAAAAGCAGAAAGATTACTATAGCGGGAACCAAGGCTATCATACAATAAAATCGCAAGTTCTTGCGGCTCAAAAAACAGGAATGATAGTCTGTACCGCTCATGGAAAGGGAAGAATACATGACTTTAATCTTTGGAAAAATAGTCAAATTGGGATCGATAAAAATATTGAATGTTTAGCAGATAAGGGCGATCAAGGAATTCAAAAGCTGCACAAAAATAGTAGAATTCCTAACAAAAAAAAGAAAAATAAAGAATTAAGTTTAGAAGAAAAAGAATTTAATTGCCAGTTATCAAGAGAAAGAATTGTTATCGAACCTATTCACAGAAGTCTGAAGAGATTTAGAATTTTATCATCAAGATACAGGAATCGGAGACGACGTTTTGGTCTGAGATTTAATTTAATCGCTGGCATTTACAACTACGAACTTGCTTTAGGCTATAATCAAGTAGCTGAATAA
- a CDS encoding lecithin retinol acyltransferase family protein, with protein MARGDQIYAYRELLNLQGVYAHHGIDCGDGSVIHYRKPSEVVERTSLETFARGGKIYVVRHVEVGFSFIPDVVVERALSRLGEQKYNLLFNNCEHFATWCKTGISKSQQIEEFIPIITHLQAVGLYEPLKKSLIGADPNNAQTLLKGALSNLKVSWDEIQPQYKKAIQEAETWHRVAIEALSRNRDDLAREALKRKVEAKKQAQRYQEQLDQLAAMTENVLKSLVIANG; from the coding sequence ATGGCTAGAGGGGATCAAATATACGCCTATCGGGAATTGCTCAATCTTCAGGGTGTTTATGCCCATCATGGCATCGATTGCGGTGATGGTAGCGTCATTCATTACCGAAAACCGAGCGAGGTTGTTGAACGAACTTCCCTAGAAACCTTTGCTAGGGGCGGTAAAATCTATGTGGTGCGCCATGTAGAGGTGGGATTTTCCTTTATCCCCGATGTGGTGGTAGAAAGGGCGCTAAGTCGTCTGGGGGAGCAGAAATATAATCTTCTTTTTAACAACTGCGAACATTTTGCCACTTGGTGTAAGACTGGTATTAGCAAAAGTCAACAGATAGAAGAATTTATCCCGATTATTACCCATTTACAAGCGGTGGGACTCTACGAACCTCTGAAAAAATCCCTCATCGGAGCCGACCCCAACAATGCCCAAACCCTATTAAAAGGCGCTTTAAGCAATCTTAAGGTCAGTTGGGATGAAATTCAACCCCAGTACAAAAAAGCCATTCAAGAAGCAGAAACATGGCATCGAGTAGCGATCGAAGCTTTAAGCAGAAATCGCGATGATTTAGCCCGGGAAGCTCTGAAACGCAAGGTAGAAGCCAAAAAACAGGCACAACGCTATCAGGAACAATTGGATCAATTAGCGGCCATGACCGAAAATGTGCTTAAAAGTCTGGTGATTGCTAACGGTTAG
- a CDS encoding phosphoribosyltransferase → MADVYVSWDEYHRLIEKLAVKIDRSGWQFAQIVCLAKGGLRVGDILSRLFRQPLAILYAASYGGQNHQIRGELTISSNLAMIEPKLKSPLLLVDDLVDSGITLQKTSILLQEKYGITNIKTAVIWYKAASRIKPDYYVEYYLDNPWIHQPFERYELIPPKDLLE, encoded by the coding sequence ATGGCCGATGTTTATGTTTCTTGGGATGAATACCATCGTCTGATCGAAAAATTAGCAGTAAAAATCGATCGTTCTGGTTGGCAATTTGCTCAGATTGTCTGTTTAGCTAAGGGAGGATTGCGCGTCGGTGACATTCTCTCTCGTCTTTTTCGTCAACCCCTAGCCATTCTCTACGCTGCTTCCTACGGGGGGCAAAATCATCAAATTCGGGGAGAATTAACTATTTCCTCGAATTTAGCCATGATCGAACCCAAATTAAAGAGTCCCTTGTTGTTAGTGGATGATTTAGTCGATTCGGGAATCACTCTCCAAAAAACCTCGATTTTGTTACAGGAAAAATACGGGATTACCAATATCAAAACTGCGGTGATCTGGTACAAAGCAGCATCAAGAATCAAACCTGACTATTATGTGGAATATTACCTCGATAATCCCTGGATTCACCAACCCTTCGAGCGTTACGAGTTAATTCCACCCAAAGACCTCCTAGAATAA